A stretch of the Actinomyces qiguomingii genome encodes the following:
- a CDS encoding DUF2291 family protein, translating into MARTNKTRGGRPWGVIVKAGGAVAILAVCFFGTTFMTPEEAEALLTAGSTDPVAYAEEHYDSTITYINDSATDLAGLIEDLRADEQGTSEELGKRDGEAAYTFAVTTTGTVQEGGFGQVDLAVEGVPSDVTVSVQTGPAVMGTALRDVTGEVTFDMFENQIDYAQVGLSLNDPLKTGVLADNDLTSMIGQEITVVGAFAYSDPTHVVITPISIQAAS; encoded by the coding sequence ATGGCACGTACCAATAAGACCCGTGGCGGACGCCCCTGGGGCGTCATCGTCAAAGCCGGCGGAGCGGTGGCGATACTCGCTGTCTGCTTCTTCGGTACGACCTTCATGACACCGGAGGAGGCGGAGGCCCTGCTCACCGCCGGGTCCACGGATCCGGTCGCCTACGCCGAAGAGCACTACGACTCCACCATCACCTACATCAACGACAGCGCCACCGACCTGGCCGGGCTCATCGAAGATCTTCGGGCCGATGAGCAGGGCACCAGCGAGGAACTGGGCAAGCGCGACGGCGAGGCCGCCTACACCTTCGCAGTAACCACCACGGGAACCGTGCAGGAGGGCGGATTCGGTCAGGTCGATCTCGCCGTCGAAGGCGTTCCCTCCGACGTCACCGTCTCCGTTCAGACCGGCCCCGCCGTCATGGGAACGGCGCTGCGGGACGTCACCGGCGAAGTCACCTTTGACATGTTCGAGAACCAGATCGACTACGCCCAGGTGGGACTTTCGCTAAACGATCCGCTCAAGACCGGGGTGCTCGCCGACAACGACCTGACCTCCATGATCGGCCAGGAGATCACCGTGGTCGGCGCCTTCGCCTACTCCGATCCCACGCATGTCGTCATCACCCCCATCTCGATCCAGGCGGCGTCATGA
- a CDS encoding sugar ABC transporter ATP-binding protein, with amino-acid sequence MTLNENAPVVLAGRGITKAFGATHALRGVDFEIRRGEVVALIGENGAGKSTLMKILSGVQPPTSGTIELDGEPITFADTTDAVAHGVGIVHQELNLCPNLSVVDNIFLGRELTSPTGIARSRQREQAVEALARLEEPIDPDALVGDLRLGQQQLVEIARTLVEGARVLIMDEPTSALSATEVKVLFRIIRELTADGVAIVYISHHMDECLEIADTAVILRDGRHVATAPMADVDLPWIVKTMAGREQSDLFTAITAAAGEPILEIENLVVPDPANPSRIAVDNLSLTVREGEIVAIYGLMGAGRTELLETLAGRHTAVSGRILLDGRDVSHAPIGERIDAGLVLSPEDRQADGIVQLMSVGRNMSLAALSILTRGGQVKRRQEAKEVRHGIEAVRIKTESPSIGITSLSGGNQQKVVIAKALMTAPRMLLMDEPTRGIDIGAKSDIFSTMAEVASTKVGVLFATSELSEALGASTRLIVMARGRIVADLDPRTTTRDQVMAATGEQITTTHDQAAPAHTAASDTKDEDRA; translated from the coding sequence ATGACCCTGAATGAGAACGCCCCGGTCGTCCTTGCCGGCCGTGGCATCACTAAGGCCTTCGGGGCCACCCATGCCCTGCGCGGCGTCGACTTCGAAATCCGGCGGGGTGAGGTGGTGGCCCTCATCGGAGAGAACGGCGCCGGTAAATCCACCCTCATGAAGATCCTGTCCGGGGTGCAGCCGCCGACCTCCGGCACAATCGAGCTCGACGGCGAGCCCATCACCTTCGCCGACACCACCGATGCCGTGGCACACGGTGTTGGCATCGTCCACCAGGAGCTCAACCTGTGCCCCAACCTGTCGGTGGTGGACAACATCTTCCTCGGCCGCGAGCTCACCTCGCCCACCGGTATCGCACGCTCACGCCAGCGGGAGCAGGCAGTTGAGGCGCTCGCCCGTCTGGAGGAGCCGATCGACCCCGACGCCCTCGTGGGGGACCTGCGGCTGGGGCAGCAGCAGCTGGTGGAGATCGCTCGCACTCTGGTGGAGGGGGCGCGTGTGCTCATCATGGACGAGCCGACTTCCGCATTGTCGGCCACCGAGGTGAAGGTGCTCTTCCGCATCATCCGGGAGCTGACCGCCGACGGCGTTGCCATCGTCTACATCTCCCACCACATGGACGAGTGCCTGGAGATCGCGGACACCGCGGTCATCCTGCGTGACGGCCGGCACGTCGCCACCGCACCCATGGCGGATGTGGATCTGCCCTGGATCGTGAAGACCATGGCCGGCCGTGAGCAATCCGACCTGTTCACGGCCATCACGGCCGCTGCCGGTGAGCCGATTCTGGAAATAGAGAATCTGGTGGTGCCGGACCCGGCGAATCCCTCACGCATCGCCGTCGACAACCTCTCACTCACCGTGCGTGAGGGTGAGATCGTCGCCATCTACGGGCTCATGGGCGCCGGACGCACCGAGCTGCTGGAGACTCTTGCCGGACGGCATACCGCGGTCTCGGGTCGGATCCTGCTTGACGGAAGGGACGTCTCCCACGCTCCCATCGGCGAGCGGATCGACGCCGGGCTTGTCTTGTCCCCGGAGGACCGGCAGGCCGACGGCATCGTCCAACTCATGAGCGTAGGGCGCAATATGAGCCTGGCCGCGCTGAGCATTCTCACTCGCGGCGGGCAGGTCAAGCGCAGGCAAGAGGCCAAAGAGGTGCGCCACGGCATTGAGGCCGTGCGCATCAAGACCGAGTCCCCGAGCATTGGCATCACCTCCCTTTCCGGCGGTAATCAGCAGAAGGTTGTCATCGCCAAGGCGCTGATGACCGCGCCCCGCATGCTGCTGATGGATGAGCCCACGCGCGGAATCGACATCGGCGCCAAATCGGACATCTTCTCCACCATGGCCGAGGTGGCGAGCACCAAGGTCGGCGTCCTGTTCGCCACCTCCGAGCTGTCCGAGGCCCTGGGCGCCTCCACGCGCCTGATCGTCATGGCACGCGGACGGATTGTGGCCGACCTCGACCCGCGCACCACCACCCGCGACCAGGTCATGGCCGCAACCGGTGAACAGATCACAACTACCCACGACCAAGCCGCGCCCGCTCACACCGCGGCCAGTGACACGAAGGACGAGGACCGAGCATGA
- a CDS encoding ABC transporter permease, with protein sequence MTPAPTQNSGLRIGNRSIGEFLMAQRAFIALLVLIVIFASLSDSFLTATNLVTMTKHVAYNALLSLGMLLVILTGGIDLSIGSIVGLSGVIAGVMLKGLHLSVFDLNAYPSVLVVVIVALLVGTCVGAINGMLITRFNVAPFIATLGTMYMARGAALLISKGATYPDLAGEEAFGNTGFSFLGVSRPLGLPTSVWLMIIFGVIIALVVARAPFGRWLYAVGGNERAAELSGVPVKRVKMRVYMVSGAMAALAGLIIASELTAAAPAAGETYEMNAIAAVVIGGASLAGGRGDVKGALIGAFVIGFLNDGLVLVGVSSFWQTFLKGLVIVLAVMLDQGQQRLERSRAAAQAAQEVKREAARIERAATTAGGGPA encoded by the coding sequence ATGACCCCCGCACCCACCCAGAATTCCGGCCTGCGCATCGGCAATCGGAGCATCGGCGAGTTCCTCATGGCGCAACGCGCCTTCATCGCCCTGCTCGTGCTGATCGTCATCTTCGCCTCGCTGTCCGATTCCTTCCTCACGGCCACCAACCTGGTGACCATGACCAAGCACGTCGCCTACAACGCACTACTCAGCCTGGGCATGCTACTGGTCATCCTCACCGGTGGTATCGACCTGTCAATCGGCTCCATCGTCGGCCTGTCCGGTGTCATCGCCGGCGTCATGCTCAAGGGGCTGCACCTGTCGGTCTTCGATCTCAACGCCTACCCGTCGGTGCTCGTCGTAGTGATTGTCGCCCTGCTGGTGGGCACCTGCGTTGGAGCGATCAACGGGATGCTGATAACCAGATTCAACGTCGCCCCCTTCATCGCCACCCTGGGCACCATGTATATGGCGCGCGGAGCGGCCCTGCTCATCTCCAAGGGTGCCACCTACCCGGATCTGGCTGGCGAGGAGGCCTTCGGCAACACGGGCTTCTCCTTCCTGGGGGTGTCTCGTCCACTCGGACTGCCCACCAGCGTGTGGCTGATGATCATATTCGGGGTCATCATCGCCCTGGTCGTCGCCCGCGCCCCCTTCGGCCGCTGGCTCTACGCCGTCGGCGGCAATGAACGCGCCGCCGAGTTGTCCGGTGTGCCTGTAAAGCGCGTGAAAATGCGGGTGTACATGGTTTCCGGTGCCATGGCGGCACTGGCCGGCCTGATCATCGCCTCTGAACTGACTGCGGCCGCCCCGGCCGCCGGGGAGACCTATGAGATGAACGCGATCGCGGCCGTCGTCATCGGCGGCGCCTCACTGGCGGGCGGTCGTGGCGACGTTAAGGGCGCCCTGATCGGCGCCTTCGTCATCGGCTTCCTGAATGACGGGCTGGTTCTGGTCGGTGTGTCCTCGTTCTGGCAGACCTTCCTCAAGGGCCTGGTGATCGTCCTGGCCGTCATGCTCGACCAGGGGCAGCAGCGCCTGGAGCGCTCCCGCGCCGCCGCCCAGGCCGCGCAGGAGGTCAAACGGGAGGCCGCCCGCATTGAGCGGGCGGCGACCACTGCCGGCGGCGGTCCGGCCTGA
- a CDS encoding D-ribose ABC transporter substrate-binding protein — protein MTSTITSLRSSTSHPSRRSVLRAGALGALAIPLLPCASACSRSGDSNYFAVITPSHDNPFFKTEAEAAVAAARALGYTADAFSHEDDVNTQSELFDTAISRNAAAIIVDNAGADSTEGAVRKAVEAGIPVFLIDREINAAGLAVAQIVANNSQGAALVAEKLADTLQGRGRYYELFGRETDTNAQVRSTAFHSVLDQYPGMELVGTETASWDQQLGYQKVETLLQRDPNVQAIICGNDTMAVGAVAAVQQAGKTDDILVIGFDGSPDAVKAIKEGTMLATGMQPAVRISEMAVEQADAYIKNGETGKKEKQLVDCILIDQTNADRYTLFELEEG, from the coding sequence ATGACATCCACCATCACCTCCCTCAGATCATCAACGAGTCACCCCTCCCGCCGCTCAGTGCTGCGTGCCGGGGCGTTAGGGGCTCTTGCCATTCCCCTCCTGCCCTGTGCGAGTGCGTGCTCCAGAAGTGGTGACTCCAACTACTTCGCGGTCATTACTCCGTCTCACGACAACCCTTTCTTCAAGACGGAGGCCGAGGCCGCCGTCGCCGCGGCCAGGGCGCTCGGCTATACCGCGGACGCCTTCTCCCATGAGGACGACGTGAACACCCAATCCGAACTCTTCGACACCGCCATCTCCCGGAATGCGGCGGCGATCATTGTGGACAACGCCGGCGCGGATTCCACCGAGGGCGCGGTCCGCAAGGCGGTTGAGGCCGGCATCCCCGTCTTCCTCATTGACCGCGAGATCAACGCCGCCGGACTCGCCGTCGCGCAGATCGTCGCCAACAACTCCCAGGGCGCCGCTCTGGTCGCGGAGAAGCTCGCTGACACCCTCCAGGGCCGGGGGCGCTACTACGAGTTGTTCGGCCGGGAGACGGACACCAATGCCCAGGTGCGGTCCACGGCCTTCCACTCCGTGCTCGACCAGTACCCAGGAATGGAACTCGTCGGCACCGAGACTGCCAGCTGGGACCAGCAGCTCGGCTACCAGAAGGTCGAGACCCTGTTGCAGCGCGACCCGAACGTGCAGGCGATCATCTGCGGCAATGACACCATGGCGGTGGGCGCCGTGGCGGCGGTGCAGCAGGCGGGCAAGACCGACGACATCCTGGTGATCGGTTTCGACGGCTCCCCGGACGCGGTCAAGGCGATCAAGGAGGGCACCATGCTCGCCACCGGCATGCAGCCGGCCGTGCGTATTTCCGAGATGGCCGTGGAGCAGGCTGATGCCTACATCAAGAACGGCGAGACCGGGAAGAAGGAGAAGCAGCTCGTGGACTGCATCCTGATCGACCAGACCAACGCCGATCGTTACACGCTCTTCGAGCTCGAGGAGGGATGA